In a genomic window of Candidatus Kuenenbacteria bacterium HGW-Kuenenbacteria-1:
- the lysS gene encoding lysine--tRNA ligase, translating to MSNEKETRLEKLNKIIAQNINPYPAIVKRTHVSKEALADFDQLSKNETKIFLVGRLRSIRLHGGSCFAHLEDGQEKIQLFFRKDTLSEAKQFNYDFLVNLIDIGDFVEVEGILFLTKREEKTLLVKSFKLISKSLRPLPEKWHGIQDEEEKLRKRYLDILFNPEVREMIEKKAKFWNAVRAFLINKNFLEVETPVLETITGGADARPFITHHNALNMDVYLRISMGELWQKRLMVAGFEKTFEIGRQFRNEGMDAEHLQDYTQMEFYWAYADYNDGMKLTEELFKYIAQETFNTLQFKIGKFDIDLNKKWEIYDYSETIKKYTNIDISKVNIKEIEKKLEELNIKYDKKGFNITRAIDNLWKYCRKNIAGPGFLINVPIVMEPLAKRIEKNSELVQRFQIILAGSELGKGYSELNDPIDQAERFADQQKLKDAGDDEAQMFDKDFVEAMEYGMPPICGFGMSERLFSFLMNKTSRECQIFPLMKLKNM from the coding sequence ATCAATTATCCAAAAACGAAACCAAGATTTTTTTGGTTGGGCGATTAAGAAGTATTCGATTGCATGGTGGATCCTGTTTTGCGCATTTAGAAGATGGTCAAGAAAAAATTCAACTTTTTTTTCGCAAAGATACATTATCTGAGGCAAAGCAATTTAATTATGATTTTTTAGTTAATTTAATTGATATTGGTGATTTTGTTGAGGTAGAAGGAATTTTATTTTTAACTAAAAGAGAAGAAAAAACTCTTTTGGTGAAAAGTTTTAAATTAATTTCTAAATCATTAAGACCATTGCCAGAAAAATGGCATGGTATTCAAGATGAAGAAGAAAAATTAAGAAAAAGATATTTGGATATTTTATTTAATCCAGAAGTTCGTGAAATGATAGAAAAAAAAGCAAAATTTTGGAATGCTGTTCGTGCTTTTTTAATTAATAAAAATTTTTTAGAAGTAGAAACTCCTGTTTTAGAAACAATTACTGGCGGAGCTGATGCGCGTCCATTTATTACTCATCACAATGCTTTGAATATGGATGTTTATTTAAGAATTTCAATGGGCGAATTATGGCAGAAAAGATTAATGGTTGCTGGTTTTGAAAAAACTTTTGAAATTGGCAGACAATTTAGAAATGAAGGAATGGATGCCGAACATTTGCAGGATTATACTCAAATGGAATTTTATTGGGCTTATGCTGATTATAATGATGGAATGAAATTAACAGAAGAATTATTTAAATATATTGCTCAAGAAACTTTTAACACATTACAATTTAAAATTGGAAAATTTGATATTGATTTAAATAAAAAATGGGAAATTTATGATTATAGTGAAACAATAAAAAAATATACTAACATTGATATATCAAAAGTAAATATTAAAGAAATAGAAAAAAAACTTGAAGAATTAAATATAAAATATGATAAAAAAGGTTTTAATATTACAAGAGCGATTGATAATTTATGGAAATATTGTAGAAAAAATATTGCAGGTCCGGGATTTCTTATTAATGTTCCAATTGTAATGGAGCCATTAGCAAAAAGAATAGAAAAAAATTCAGAATTAGTTCAACGATTTCAAATAATTTTAGCTGGTTCAGAATTAGGAAAAGGATATAGTGAATTAAATGATCCAATTGATCAAGCTGAAAGATTTGCTGATCAACAAAAATTAAAAGATGCTGGCGATGATGAAGCGCAGATGTTTGATAAAGATTTTGTGGAAGCAATGGAATACGGTATGCCACCAATTTGCGGGTTTGGAATGTCAGAAAGATTATTTTCTTTTTTAATGAATAAAACAAGTCGCGAATGTCAAATTTTTCCGTTGATGAAATTAAAAAACATGTAA
- a CDS encoding ATPase gives MEKLIPRLFKMPKQSFFLFGPRGTGKSTLLKQIYPNALWIDLLEPDIFRSYSSRPERLKEIVLAYPKKKIIIIDEIQKIPELLNVVHLLIEKKINKQFILTGSSSRKLKRTGVNLLAGRLLKKTLYPFVALELGKKFNIKNALTTGLLPLVITADKPLDVLKSYIALYVREEVQMEGLVRNIGNFSRFLEAISFSHGSMLNTSNVARECEVERKTVEGYITILEDLLLAHRIPVFVKRAKRAVIAHSKFYYFDTGVFCSLRPSGPLDKPEEINGPALEGLIFQHLMAWNSYQGDENKIYFWRTKSGSEVDFIIYGEKIFWAIEVKNSDKIRPEDLRALKTFKLDYPECKAYFLYQGKERIKKHGILCLPCEEFLLSLNPSHSNNIF, from the coding sequence ATGGAAAAACTAATACCAAGATTATTTAAAATGCCAAAGCAAAGTTTTTTTCTTTTTGGACCGCGCGGAACAGGGAAATCTACTTTGTTAAAACAAATCTATCCAAACGCTCTTTGGATAGATTTACTTGAACCTGATATTTTTCGTTCTTATAGTAGTCGGCCAGAACGTTTAAAAGAAATTGTCCTTGCTTATCCAAAAAAGAAAATAATTATTATTGATGAAATTCAAAAAATACCCGAACTTTTAAATGTTGTTCATTTATTAATAGAAAAAAAAATTAATAAACAATTTATTTTAACAGGTTCAAGTTCGCGAAAATTAAAAAGAACAGGCGTAAATTTACTTGCTGGACGATTATTAAAAAAAACACTTTATCCTTTTGTGGCGTTAGAATTGGGCAAAAAATTTAATATAAAAAACGCTTTAACTACAGGCCTTTTGCCATTAGTAATAACAGCAGATAAACCATTAGATGTTCTTAAATCTTATATTGCTTTATATGTGCGAGAAGAAGTGCAAATGGAAGGATTAGTTAGAAATATAGGCAATTTTTCAAGATTTCTTGAAGCAATTAGTTTTTCTCATGGGTCAATGCTTAATACTAGCAATGTTGCTCGTGAATGTGAGGTTGAAAGGAAAACAGTTGAGGGATATATAACAATTCTTGAAGATTTATTATTAGCGCATCGTATTCCTGTATTTGTAAAACGAGCAAAAAGAGCGGTTATTGCTCATTCAAAATTTTATTATTTTGACACGGGAGTATTTTGTTCATTAAGGCCTTCGGGGCCATTAGATAAACCAGAGGAAATTAACGGCCCAGCTCTTGAAGGACTTATTTTTCAACATCTTATGGCTTGGAATTCATATCAAGGAGATGAAAATAAAATTTATTTTTGGAGAACTAAATCAGGATCAGAAGTTGATTTTATTATTTATGGAGAAAAAATATTTTGGGCAATCGAAGTTAAAAATAGCGATAAAATTCGGCCAGAAGATTTGCGCGCATTAAAAACATTTAAATTGGATTATCCTGAATGTAAAGCGTATTTTCTTTATCAAGGTAAAGAGCGAATTAAAAAACATGGAATATTGTGTTTGCCTTGTGAAGAATTTTTATTAAGTTTAAATCCCTCACATTCCAATAATATATTTTAA
- a CDS encoding phosphohydrolase — protein sequence MNHIIRVYNLALNIAKHESNVDMDILQPAILLHDIGGHKEMSDPSGKTDHAIESAKMAEPILKNLNFTVEQIKHIQDCIISHRYKTENKPKTIEAKILFDSDKLDAIGAIGVARAFCWIGKNNANIYKKVNLDEYIKENMNGKTNGRIQDKTKHSPQIEFEVKTKFIIDKLFTKTAKEICKERILFFENFLNRMEREINGGL from the coding sequence ATGAATCATATTATTCGTGTGTATAATCTTGCGTTAAATATAGCAAAACACGAAAGCAATGTTGATATGGATATATTACAACCTGCTATTTTATTACATGATATTGGAGGACATAAAGAAATGAGTGATCCAAGTGGAAAAACTGATCATGCTATTGAAAGCGCTAAAATGGCTGAACCAATTTTAAAAAATTTAAATTTTACTGTAGAACAAATTAAACATATCCAAGATTGTATAATTTCGCATCGTTATAAAACAGAAAATAAACCTAAAACAATTGAAGCAAAAATTTTATTTGATTCTGATAAATTAGATGCTATTGGCGCTATTGGAGTTGCTCGCGCATTTTGTTGGATTGGTAAAAATAATGCGAATATTTATAAAAAAGTTAATTTAGATGAATATATTAAAGAGAATATGAATGGAAAAACAAATGGACGTATTCAAGATAAAACAAAGCATAGTCCACAAATTGAATTTGAAGTAAAAACTAAATTTATTATTGATAAATTATTTACTAAAACTGCAAAAGAGATTTGTAAAGAAAGAATTTTATTTTTTGAAAATTTTTTAAATAGAATGGAGCGGGAAATTAATGGGGGATTATAA